CTTCTTAACCGACAATATGGTCTGAGTTCTGCTATTTGTGTGACGTTCCAACATGTCAGAATACGGGATATTTTGGCTGTGGAGGAAAAAGTTTTGTGTCACAATTTGTTAACTCAACGCTTTCTGTGATATGGCGTCAGCAGCAGAATACACTGTCAGTGCTACACGCCATTTCAGCATTACATGAACTTACAGGGCAACACTCACTGCGGCATCTTGACGCCTCCTCACGTGTGCTAACTCGCTTTCCGAGTTAAGGCACAACCCGACTACATGTGTGTATCACTTGACGCAGCCAGTGTGTGTTGCACATAAGTTCATCGCAATAACTGTGATAAATGACTATGTATATCatttgtataaaaacaaatggtgCTAAACTACTGCCgactagctagctaacactgcCAAATACTGAAATAACAGGAAATGCAGCATGGAGAGCAAAGGAAGCAAGGTTTCATTTATGGTTTTTCTGAAGCACTAGTATGGAGTCTGGGATGTGTCACTGGAGTAATTATAGACTGTTTTTAGTGTTTAATTATAACAGTTTAGCAATTAATAAAGCTATGATTGGCCAGCTTCTATATGTTGGCAGGGTCATGTGTAGAATCAGAGTTCCTGTAAAATGCTTTATAGGTTGCACCCAGTGTTGGGCAAGCTACATGGAAAGTGTAGTGAGCTAAGCTACCGGTTACTCTACACTGAAGCTCCTCCAGAGAAATGTAGCAAGCtgagctacagcaacatggcaaGAGATCTGTGGCTTCAGGCCATCCACAGAGAGGATGGTCAAGTGTCGGACCTGGCCATTCGATACGTGTACCTCTGTGGCAAACACTTCATCACAGGTTAGTTAATGATGGTACTGAGTAAATGGCATGTGTGCCGATTGTGCCTGTAGATCGAAGCGAATCAGAAAAGAGTCTTAGTGATGGTGTGACGGaagtttttactgtgaaaaaaatatggCCCTACCATAAAACACAAGCTTttagaatggagtttggttcaacGGTCTGTCCACTTGAAAGACCGGTGAGCAGAAGGTATTTTAACgttaataattaacataaattgaACTGACCTAAGTTCTAATAATGGACCTTGTTGGACGTGGGGCTAAAACTGACCTGTTTTCTACTTCTCGACTTGTAGTTAAAGGTCACGTAATGAGCACAAACGGCTGTCAAAATAGAGACAGCGGTCGCTTCACCACAGCGATGTAATGAGTTTACAGTAACTTCACATTGGACAGACTACCAAAATAGCAAAACATAAAGTGTCTTAATGACATACAAAGTGACAGAGGTCAGAAACACATTACCTGGAGCTTCGATACGGTATGTCAGGTTAGTCCACTTGGTTCGTTTCACTGAAAGGACACTCATCAACccctatttatttttttctatataacGACGCCGATCATTGATCGGCAACGACATAACGTAATTGTTTGCCTGACTGGCCATTGGATTTGGGCTCCTAATAGCTCAAACGCAATATAGTGTTCTTATTTTATGCTATTAAATTGGCAAAGACCTCGGAATTTGCATTTACCGCCAGTCAAATTCGAGGGGCTGCTTACACCCAAAAGGGGGCGGGGCTTGACGCAGGGGCAAAGTACTGCTGCTCTCATGTATTCCCCTGCAGCAGAGGCGTCGCAGGCACCAGCCCAGGGATCGGTACGTGATGTCACCGTCGGCTACGCGTACACGTCCGCGGAGACGGTGGCGTCACCTACTGATCCttagtacatgcactactacttattacttatattattacattgtattattataccgtacatacttatcattaaccggtaatccactttgtactttacactattttaactttatacttatatccacttggtacttaatttatctgacctgtattatagtgtatgaTATTTGTTTGCtcagtacttctgttcctgtgtgcactgactgacagtgagctgctgtaacgaaagggtttcccctcggggatcaataaaggatttctgattctgattagcagttttatttcagagcGCAGCAGAAAGCTCCGCTGCGCTTGATCTTCAGAAATGCTCGCATTTACTCGGAATGCTTGGGCagatgtaacgttagcttgtgtgGACTCTACCGCActacttgatcaataaaagagctaaGCTAGTGAAAAGCTATTTGAGTCAGAAAACAGCGACGCTACCACCGCGCTATGTAGTTAAACTAGTAACGCTGCTACTTGTAGCGCcgctactgcccaacactggttGCACCTCACTTAATGTTTTGGTGGAACACTGCTTATACATCTATGACTTAAAAAGATCTTTAAATAAAGCGACCTTAAAATGgaaactgtaaatgttaaagCAGGAAGTAAAATGTGACGAGGAATATGTTAGACATAAATATatggaattaaaaaaagagttaaTTTTGCTACTTCATTTTGAAATTCAATAATTAAATCACcatttaaagacagaaaaagaaatgcaattATTAATTGGCaaatttaatgtttgttttctacatttttactttgagtttttaaatgtataatttaaatggTAATTGAATGAATCAAATtctaattgctttttaaaagaaatgctATCATTACTTTCCTGGTGTGTTGTATTTCCTGTGAGGGGTCAATCTAATGTGTAAACCAACAGGCTATTGGTTATGGAGAGAAAGGTGGTTAGATTTGATAGAATGGGTAGAAGGTGCAGTTGTTAATACATTTCTGATGACTTTATTGGTTAAATAGTTTTAGTAATACCCAGCAGTGCAGCATGAGGTCACCACTGAAGAGGCAATGTTTTTTCAGGAAGTGGTAAATTTGAAGTGCCCATTTCATTGTATCCTGAAATTTATCAGttctttaaaggtggggtatgcaattctaatccgacagactttttgtcaaattcagcaaatttctcctcacggtccggtgcgctgaaaaaaactctacACAACTACAAAACTGTACACAACCTGTTCAGGTAACGTTAAACgccttgcccacggacattcagcttacgtTCTAGTTTGCtgagatctgctgttgttgtgatgttagctacagcagcaggagagttgtgagcgtcgctgtctggagctgctgtgctggctctgggaaaccgtctcgtcctcccTGGCTGTtggcttcacagcagcaactgtagagacagtttgctaacccacagcctagctaagctaacctagctaatgttagttacattacttgctgtgccATTGTTCACGCTATATCATGgaatttgtcatggtattggatttctccagaatcgcatactccACCTTTAATTGATATAATTAAACACTGGCAAATTACTAAATTTCTCCAGTGGCACACCTTTGCCTCCATAGGACACTGTAAGGGTAGACTGAATATGCAACAGCTCCAAGTTTACAAATTTGGACGTTAAattgaacacaacacaacaccaaaCAGAGATCATCCACCAAATCACAGCAATGCTCAAGACAAAACAATGATCAAATGGATCCATCACACCCACCggctacaaacacacatacagcatgtgtgtgtgtgtctcatgaGTAGTAAGCCGATGCTTTCTTGCTGGAGTGTGGTGGGAGTCGACGCATGGAGAGAGGGGGGGGCACCCTGACGAAGCATGGAGGAGGAAGAATGAGGTGGGAGGTGAGTTTTGGCATTGTGATGGTAAAGCTCAGCAACCCTCCTCCCTTTACTCCCCGCGGCCTGCTAGGGAATGACTGCTGACACAACTCAAACATCGGATTTTAATGGAGAAAAACATGTTGGATGAAATGTCTTTTTGAATAGCTGTAGTAGTCTTTTTAAAGTGGCAATCTTGAagataatcatttaaataaatgtcactgTTAAGTCACTATCTATCACTGAATGAGGTAACACACTGGTGAGCCTTTCCGGCCCACTGGTGAAATTCTATGAAAGTCCTTGCCTTTACAGTATTACGAACTGTCGGTGGCGACATTCCCGGAAAAAAGGcagtattaagttactgctaatgcaaactgagcatttctctctgctgcagcttcacattaaaagcgtTGGGCGGCGAAACACtagttgacttttattatgaagttcTCAcgggaaatgcaatgtgtttgtcgGTGAGCTCGACACTGGCCCCTGCCTGTACAAAACAAGACAGCTGCCATTTTCGGCCTTTTAGACAGCAGATGAGTTTGAAATGATGCAGGGAGCAATGGGAGAGAGGAGCAGCCACAGCGAGCTGTTGGATGGAGCGCTGCAGGCGGCACACCTCCACCCGCTCGGCCAGGTCGCTCCTCTCACTGCGCCTGCTGTTGGCAGACTCTCGCCCCGTGCAGCAGAAAATCAGATCACGGCTGCTCACAGAATGATGGGAAAAGGCCAATTATTGTCTGACTTCTTTGTTAAGAcaacaatagtttgtttttgtgcccCGAGAATTCTGGGACCTGTAGTATGAAACTCTAACTAGGagtcaccaaatcaaccaggactgaaatcttaaggactGCCACTTTAAAGGAAGACATGTCATTTTATTCTAATTCTGTTCAGTGTTCAGTACTATTTACATTCTCATCGTGCACCTTGCGGAGCCCCCGAAGTCTCACAAGATTATATATCTTTTGAAATCAATTTCGATCAGGATCTTGAGCAAACTGGATATTAACTAGTGCCACAAGACACAGATGTTGTGCTAACAAGATAACTTGTGATCTTAACTTGGGCACACAGGTGTATTGCCTTCCATTCttttttgcttattgtttgCTTATGtcgcttgtgttttttttttctttaaacattcTAATGACCTTTGCATCTTCGGGTTAAGAAAGGACTCTGCTGTCCTCTGAGGAGAGCTGAGTAATGCTGGGTTCAGACGACACAACACCAAACCAGTCTCACACACGGCTTCGGACGCTGTTGTTTGGCCCCCAGCACCTCCTTTCTGATGACATCATGCAGGTCGTGAAGATGGCAAGCTACGATTGGTCGCGGACCAACGTGTAGTCTGTCACGCCTCAGCCGAGTCACGACAAGAATTTATGACTCTATGATCTTCTAATCCGACACAGCGGCCATCTTAACAGACAAACATATCGTGTAGTCTGAACCTGACATAACAAGCAAGGCCAAAATACTTTACATTATCCAGAGCACTGCTAATTCAAACCAGCTGAGTGTACCTTAATACCATGCCTTCATCAAATCCACTGacagactttttgtttttatatataacatAAAAACCAGTGCACTCAATTTGAATTggaactttctttttttaatttaaaagatcTCTATAATGTATCTATAACATGAGACTCTTCCAGCATGTATACTATGGCAAAGAGCTGAAACGTCTCATGGGAATGAATGAGGAAACACGAGACACTGAACTGATGGACTAAAAGGAAAGATCATTTTCTCACCAGCTCGCCTGCACAGCTTCGATGTCACTCACTAAGTTCTGGGCCAAACAAATCCCAAAAATctgtggaagaaagaaaaaaacaacacaaaatggcGACAttagacattttcaaaaaaggaCATATGGAATGATGCTTTTGTTCCAGATTTTCTGGGACATTATAAAGGTTAAACATGTGAATGGAACTGGCCTGCAGTAGTGCAACTCCTATAAAGATCCCGGCCACCAAGGTGAGGTTGTCCTGCAGCCACTTCTCAAACTGCGGCACGCAGCCTTTCACGTTGATGTAGTCCTTCTGCTCCGAGTCCTGTGATCACACAGCCTCCTGAGATCTTTACACACTGACTGAATGTACTCATGctacagattttaaaaaacaatctgGCATCTGATGAGATGTCTTACATTACGAGAAGTCTTACCTAGAGTTAAATGAAAAGATATTAGTTTCATTTCTGTGCCTCCAGTACAGAGCTAGACCCGCGGTGGgtttagtttagcacaaagccTGGAGGCAGTAGGCAACAGGTAAGGGATGATGTAACCCCTCCAGGGGGATTCTAGACTTCTGTCTGGGTTCATTTTGCAATAAAGACCGGCTCGCTGTACTTTATCCCGCTTATTACACGGATACTTACTAAAGAGATCAATCATTTGACACCAAAtgttgatttaattgattttttttttttatgttttgcccCAGGGAGTCTATGAGCAGaactgcgtccatagcaacggtgtgttcttcagaaataacagaccaTAGAATGCCGTAATTGACCAGTCAGAAatgagtattcaacaaagccgtgtaataaTATTTATTGTTAGCGTAAATTATACGGAATTATTAGCAGCTTTAATCCACCCTTGACCTGCCTTCAAAAACCCTGTTAGTAAAAGCACCAGCACTAAATCACTAACTAAAATCAGCTGGTAGAagtgaaatattacattttctaaaGAAAAACGGTGGAATCAACCAAGTCATGAATAAAAACTAGAAGGGCAGTTGTGGAGCATCAAAATGGAAGACATTTAAGAGTGAGTAGACAGTTACTTACTGGTTTAGCTCGAATGTCGTATCCACACTGAGTATTTATCACATCCTCCTggagacaaaaagaacaaacttTACAGTATCTAACTTATTTAGTCTTTTTGTGTACCGCTGAATAAGAACAAGACCAAGTCTACAGCCGCGCTGTTTTGCAGGAATTTAATCAGAAACTAAAGTACAGGgataaactgaaatattgaCCCGATGGTGGCGCTGGATGGAGTcagaggatcaacaaagtcattaggactCCTCGTATGGGAAcatttgtgccaatccatccagcagatggccagacatttcACAGGATACGTGAAATCTTatacctgctggtggcgctaaaggaaaagcATCAGGGCCCTGCTCATTGGAGAATAAGCAACAACAACATGCTGACTGATGACACTGTTGAAGTGCTAGGCTACCGACACAAATATCACCGGGTTCCTTCAGAGGTCTGATGCATTTTTACCAGCTTTTTTAGCCTTTCCTAAGGCCATTTTATTGAACGCTGAGAGAACTGCTTCAGGTTGCATGCTGGGTTTTGTTAGGTTGAAATGCCTCTCGGGACACAAGCATTCAATTCACACACGAATATCtgacaaatttaaaaagatgTAAACGAGTTCAAATGCAAAACGGAAAGTCAGAATGAGCCGGGCATGATGTGCTGCCGCAGGTTTTACCCTGTTTTCTAATCTTGTCCTGAGCCCCTGTTCGTTCGTGCCCTGATGCTCACGTGCATGTAGAACTCTATAAATGTGAACAGACATGCAGAGGGAGGGACTCGTACCGCTGGGTCCTTGGTGCAGCAGGAGAAGGGGACTCCACACTTTTCCCGACTGGGATTCCCATCAGTACAGTTAAAGTAGATGTTCAGGTTCCAATCGTCTGCTCCAAACGCTCCGCAGCACTCCCACTGAAGTCAGGCCGAGAGGAACAAACAGTTAAAGGTTCCTATTGTTGGAATTCCAGATTAACTCTATTTGTGGACAGAAATGACACAAGACCTTTTTAAAAGCGCAGTTTGAGACATTAATAGAATTTAAAAGCATCACAAGTGGACCTGATCAGCGCCCTTCATTAGGAATTACTGCAGGGTTACCTCATTTAAATTACAGGATCTTAATAATACAACAGAATTTCTTTGTTGATTATCtgtcaagtacctcaaattttacatgtaattttagttacattccacGACTGTTTATTAGTAAGTacaagtaattgctgagatctgggaacatggcgaCATCGTTACAGCGGGAAAAGGAACGGCTCATAAAAAAAACCTGGCTaaaggttagccaaacttatttggaagtgaAAACGAAGGCGAACAGTGAAATTATAACCTAAACTTAATGCTTCGACTTTCACCTACTGTACTTGCCGTGACTGgtcacagttttcctgtgcaatgagggattatcgCAACATTACCGGTGCGCTCgctttcagtttgacctccaaataaagtgggaGCTCATCCTGGCGACATGTTGAGTAGAAGCTGTGTGGcagtctgactgcttgtgtctGCTGCTCGATTTTTAGCAATGTGGccatctcagcaattactttggtgagtacgcTGCTCTCATAattgatagaaatgatggtcaaagctgtaataaaacacatgatTTCCTTTAAAGACTATCCCAGGggcaaagaaaaggagaaggaaggagaagagagaaacagtcaCGATGACGTGTAATACTAAACGCTCGCTGCCGTGCTGGGAAAACTTGCTAACAAATTTAAGATTGTTAAAACCACAAGGTTTCAGAGTCTAAATGCGAGTGCTGCAGCAGGTACTGATTTATCTTAGAACACAGACGGTAAACCCCAACACCACCTTTCAATTCTTCAGAAAGACCAATGAAACCCTCAAAGAAAGATTGGTAACAGAAGCAAGCAAAACAGCAGCTAGCTAGGAAGAGATGTCAAGCCGTTATCCTTACTGCGTGTGCAGTTAGTTTGTGCTCATTTTAAATAAGCTTGTCCTTTTTACCCAGTTGCACCTGACTGCGTCAGTGTTTCACAGCCGAGAAGTTCCAGATGTGGGACGTTCTCACAAGCAAATTAACTCCCTAATGCTTTAAACTACATATACTAACAAAACACTCAATTACATTATTCTAcgtattaaataaaataattattttcttttgaataaaatacatttcacatgttTAGAACAGTTTCCCcttcagtccaaagaaactagaccttctgattggtggacgacccgttccaccactaagccacagccataCTTCGAAATCTGTGAACTGTAAATTAACATTTGACATAATCTTCATTTAAGggccacttactagctttttctggagctttcagcaCATCTCATGGCCTTCTTCAGACAATTGCCGATTCGTATGCCGAAGAAGACTGAGATATGGTTGaatgctctggaaaaagctagtttatattataataatgtttttttgaaCTTACATATTCCTGAGTGAAATCGATGAGGTTCTGTAGATCGATGTCGTCCCGGTATGCCCGGATGTTATTGTTGATGAACAGGTTGAGCTGGTCTTTAATCCAGTCCTTAAAGACAAACGCCAGGACTCCCGTCGTCAACTCCAAGAAAAAGATGATTCCCAAAAACACAGAGAACTACAGcaggaagacagaaaatgatACACACTAAGGTCGTTTGCAAAACCGTGAATTTTCGGATCATCTGGTTTCATCATGGAACATACAAACTTGAGTAGAAATGTGTTTTCCCGGAGTGCTCCAATGCATCCTGCAAAACCGAGAATGAACATGACCCCCCCGACCACCACGAAGAGCCAGACTGGGTCCAGGCCCCCCAGGTCTGTGATGGACGAGATGTTGGACAGAACCCCCtggaggggagagacagagcaCAACAACACACTCAGTCTCAGCCAGGCAGCTGGGTCTCTTTCAGGACGCAACACATTTGCCAAAAGGGTCACAGTGACATAAAATGAGGATGGAACCACAaataatacaacaaaaacaataaaaaatatacaataacaaAAGGGCTGTCCTTTGATATGGTGCACtttgatttattacatttttagacctatttatatttagaatattaCTTTTGATACCTGGGAATATGAACTGATTCAGTgagatgtgttttgtgttcttaTTTCTATCACCCTGGGTTTCATGGTGGATTCCACTAACAATTATTTGGTAAATATACGGTAGATTCAGTCTGAAAGTTTGAACCTAGTTTTAAACTTAATAGGgttattttaaaagtttgtttaatCACCTTCACAAAGATACCCTAGATAACTggaacttaaagctgcattagtaGCTTTTTTGCCCACTAGGTGGCAGCGGAACAAGCTGCTAGAAGCTACACAATGTTCgttagctagttgctaactgggtctgtctgctgttagtgtacagagcttgtttgctgaaaacaggtGTCTGCTGTTGGTGGAAATGAGGTTAATGAGAACAGAGTTTGCAGGTCGTTAAACCAAACAACAAGCTAAAAGACGCTAAAAGCtgtgtagagctgagggaactgcagagttggtgataattctatGTGGGTTTGGcactacaagcaacacctttcacattacacgtagtcatttgatccttttttttatataaaaatattgtttattgcagctttaatttaaagtggcatgagaaaaatatcacatttaataaaaaaaatccttattgGTCAACAGGTTTAAACAATagggctgggtttaaaaaaaatcgaTTTTCCGATTCAAATCAATCTTCATTTGAATGATCCGATATCGATTCATAAAATCCGAGATCATattggtcatattatgctttttggctttttcccctttcctttgTTGTGTTCtatatctttcttttttgtgcatgtactaggtttgcaaagtgaaaaagcccaaagtccaccccaaagggagttaccctctcccacagaaaacactgctcctgaactgcctgaaaacagctcgattgtagtccagcctttacttctgtaacgtatctacgtcactatgtTACACGTGTCATAATGCACGAATTGAGCAgcttccacaagtacacctaaatatgaaattgtaATAACGTTAGATACCAGGCAGTCAATAGGCATAAAGtagttactgtgatgtagagacagtgcacagttaaacaTTATGTataaaagataaattagttacaaatgaataacttCCCACTCTGAAACGTCTTGCTCTGGACTaagttgtgaagctggttcgggttgttctgcctgtgtttcGTTATCAGACTTGGGCTCtaacatgtacggctgaaccgaagccatagttaccgactgaagcggctttgttttagatcacactaccttgctcgtcaggacctgccctactctgcttctgattggctagtagtccttacctaggtactgcacatgtgcaactcccaacaaagatcgaagagaagtgagatgcctcactcggtaGACACGGGGCGAAAAGAGGTGCGgcagcaatgtgcagtgtgAGCAAAAATACGGTGTTTTTTTGAAAATCAAACCATATCAACCTATTCTACACAACCCCAAAATataattatgaacctgaaaatgagcatagtATGACCACTTTAATATATACCTTTTCCCGTGGATGCATGAAGCTTTAATCCCATTAGTGCTTGTGTCCATATAGTCTAGCGGGTTTTTTTCTAGCAGAGAAGCGGTAGAGTAAAGTGCTTGTACGGTGAAAGAGAAAAACGCTGTGCATGGattttgtttctatgacaagcagattgacattagctaaaaagagaagaaaaaaactaaacatgcGTGTAAATGTAGATACATAACCACGCAGCATAAAAGCGTGAATAACACTAAAACTCTACAACACGTTACGCTAACTCGCGTGTATCGCGGAGGTCTTGTGAGTCGAGAGAAAATCTGGTTCCCGGGCGCACCGGACTGACTCAACTGTCAAACAATCTGTCTAATCATCTAACAatctatctttttttctgttaacgCAGAAATGACtgcacaacatttagaaatgcaacaCTTGATgaagggacattatttcaaccttaaatgtcaagttgtttttcttaatatctatatatttatttataatataatggttggggaaacactggggATCTGAGTGGAAACATCAGCTCtgttataggtgatttaaagggtcaatgcttaatgtaaacattaatattgttAATAATGCACCGGGTTAGAGGGTTCCTCGTACAATTTACAACATTAGTTTTCTGggaatctctttcatatccaagcaaaattggtaCTGTTACTAAATTATCCCTAACTGAATCGATATCGAATCGGAAAATCAGtggcgatacccagctctaTTAAACAATCAACAATTTAAACAGAACAATGTCAGATATTTAAATAtaggaataaaaacaaaaaaaaagattctgcattttatattaacaagaCTATTTCTGTTTTCTAATATCACTATTAATAACTCAGTGTCTCAACTTACCTTCTCACTCCATGCCCACAGTCCAATTCCAACTAAGGCCATGCCCAGCAGCTGCAAAACACCAGTCATTTCAAATTACTGGAGAGATGTGTTGATGCAAAATGAAGTGGTACCAGTCTGTCACATGgttattaaatgaaaatacaaatatatttccTCTGAGGCTGCTATGACCCTGTGATGGTGGTGGTTCTCCTCTGACCTCAGCCTTCTTTATCTCATACTGTCTTATTTTTCTATCTTAGTAAGATATAAGAGCtgtgttgtatgttttcatAGTACCCTTACAATAAAGTCACAGATGAAAATTTTGAACAAGGGGTTCTTTGGGGGATTTTTTTCCACACTGCAGCGTTATGTCACACCTTCATATCACGTCACTGAGACTTGCAGTTCACAGAACTTTTTCTATGTGCGCTTATTTTTATAGCTTTTACATATAAGAATATTATTACATGTATGAAAACCTCCCATACATGTTTTCAAATgagatatttttcttatttgttaTGTATTGGTGGTTTCACTCTGTGTTGTATTATGAATTCTGTAACTGCAGAATCAGTGTTCCTAGAGGAATAAGTGCGATGTGTGCAAAAGAATTTCCCATGTGTACCTGTAATTTATGATTGATGAGCTTTCTAttgactttaaagctgcaacaattagtcgattaatcgatcgacagaaaatttattggaaactattttgataatcgaataaTCATTTGAGTAATCTTTTAAGCCAAGGGACCTATTTTGGTGGCGTGCAGGGACCGGGGTAAGCAGCACTCTGacagtttggtattttcctgaccttgaaattctctttatctgtctgtgtggtaTGTTGGTGCTCATTGCGGAGCACACAGtgcacaggtgggaggagaggaacaaacaggtgggaggttcattcaaatgaggcagCGCAAAGagttgttggtattttggtggaaaatggGTCTTAGAAGCAACTTCAATCTGCTGCCACTTTGGTGATTTTATCAACTAAATACGTGGAGCAAAGAGATAATGgaataatgcttaaaatgtaaatatgctattttaaataaacactcTCTAACCACTAGATGTGTTTAAATTGGCATAAAAAatactttggagtggcctagtcaaagtcctgacctgaatcctattgagatgctgtggcatgaccttaaaaaggcagttcatgctcgaaaaccctccaatgtggctgaattacaacaattctgcaaagatgagtggaccaaaactcctccacagcgctgtaaaagactcattgcaagttatcgcaaacgcttgattgcagttgttgctgctaagggtggagcagccagttattaggtttagagggcaatcactttttcacacagggccatgtaggtttggattttgttttcccttaataataacaaccttcatttaaaaactgcattttgtgtttacttgtgttatctttgactaatatttcaatttgtttgatgatctgaaacatttaagtgcaagaaaaataagaaatcaggaagggggcactttttcacaccactgtatgtatta
This sequence is a window from Siniperca chuatsi isolate FFG_IHB_CAS linkage group LG22, ASM2008510v1, whole genome shotgun sequence. Protein-coding genes within it:
- the tspan5a gene encoding tetraspanin-5a isoform X2 gives rise to the protein MSGNHYKGHEVSCCIKYFIFGFNILFWLLGMALVGIGLWAWSEKGVLSNISSITDLGGLDPVWLFVVVGGVMFILGFAGCIGALRENTFLLKFFSVFLGIIFFLELTTGVLAFVFKDWIKDQLNLFINNNIRAYRDDIDLQNLIDFTQEYWECCGAFGADDWNLNIYFNCTDGNPSREKCGVPFSCCTKDPAEDVINTQCGYDIRAKPDSEQKDYINVKGCVPQFEKWLQDNLTLVAGIFIGVALLQIFGICLAQNLVSDIEAVQASCFFT
- the tspan5a gene encoding tetraspanin-5a isoform X1; its protein translation is MSGNHYKGHEVSCCIKYFIFGFNILFWLLGMALVGIGLWAWSEKGVLSNISSITDLGGLDPVWLFVVVGGVMFILGFAGCIGALRENTFLLKFFSVFLGIIFFLELTTGVLAFVFKDWIKDQLNLFINNNIRAYRDDIDLQNLIDFTQEYWECCGAFGADDWNLNIYFNCTDGNPSREKCGVPFSCCTKDPAEDVINTQCGYDIRAKPDSEQKDYINVKGCVPQFEKWLQDNLTLVAGIFIGVALLQIFGICLAQNLVSDIEAVQASWVPPPLSMRRLPPHSSKKASAYYS